Sequence from the Miscanthus floridulus cultivar M001 chromosome 16, ASM1932011v1, whole genome shotgun sequence genome:
GCTGACCGCACTAACTTCACAGACCTGGTTGCTGAAGTTGTTGACAAGTATTCTCGTAACTACGGTGACATAGTGAGATTGTTTTATTTCTGCATGGATAGTAAAGTGAACATCCAAGTCTGCACTGACCAAGATTTGGTTGAAATGTTTGCAAAACATAAGGCTTCTAAATGTTGCTTTTTGACTGTTGTATATCATAGCCCAAGTAGTGAGCCCCCTGTGATTCCTGATTGGGATTTTGGTAGCACTGTGAACTCTGTTGAACCCACATTCACCCTTTCAATTGCTTGTTCAAGCTTAGCAGAACCAAGCCATGCCATACACACTCAATCTGCTGAACCTAAATACCTAGCCAACCCAAACCCAATGAATGAGCATGTGGGTGTTGATGAGAAAGGATTGTATATTGACCTTGGTCTCCAatacccccacctcctcccaaTCCTCAGAGCCAAGGTGGGAGTAAAAATGGGAAGGTGAGAGTTCTGGTGCTGATAAATCCTCTGAGACAGTCTGATGATGAATCCTCTGATGATGAAGTAGAAGACATAGATGATATGGTTATAGATAGGGAGCCTGAACATATGCCTAATGTTGATTATGACAAGAAGGACCCTCCTATGTTAGTAGGAACAGTGTATTCAGACATGGATGCTTTTAAGATTGCTTTAGCTACTCATGATGTTAAACATGAGTTCAACTATGACATTGAGAAGAGTGATATAGGGATGTATAGGGTGAACTACTCACAGCAGAGTGAGGGCTACAGTTGGAGACTTCATGCCTCAACTCTAAGGGATGGGCACACTATTAAGGTAATATGTTAGTACATTGTTTTTATTGACTGCTCCCTGTTTTTCTTGTATTGTGTGGCTTGTAATAAGTGCATTACTTGACTGTTTTGCAGGTGAAAAGGAACCCTTACCCTCATGAGTGTCAGAGCACTAGAAGGCAAGAAATATGTGTAGAGGTAACACAGTTCTGGGTGTGCAGTCAGGTGATTGATTGGCTGAAGGAAGATGAAACTCTAGGTGCTCAAAGGAGGTTGAAGGATGCATACAAAATTATGGTGCCCTACAAAAGACTGTATAAAGGTAAAAATCTTGCCATGGATAAGATTTATGGGCCTTGGAACAAAAGTTTTGATAACTTGTATAGGCTTAAGGCCGAGTTAGAAGAATCAAGTCCTGAATCatttcttgtcgttgataatcaCACCATCAACAATAAGATCAAGTTCAATAGGCTATTATTTGCACTGAAACCATGTGTTGATGGATTTCTTAGAGGCTGTAGACCATATATTGCATTAGATAGCACATTTTTAACAGAAAGATTTATGGGATAGTTGTGCATTGCTTGTGCAGTAGATGGGCACAACTGGATGTATCCAGTAGCTGTTGGTGTAATTGACTTAGAAACCAATGAGAATTGAGTGTGGTTCATGGAGACTAGCATTGAGGTTGCTACTCTATCCCAGATGGTGTTCCCACATAATGAGGTAGTGGTCAATGCTACACACAAGAAAAGGAAGAGgaaatcttcttcttcttctggtgccaagaagagcaagggggCAGCTACCACCACTACTTCAATGACTGCTAATAGGTATGTTTACCAGCTCTTCAATTGATCataacacttctatttataactGCTAATGCTAAAGCACACTCTGTTTTTTTGCCACAAGGTCTGAAATTGGTTTCAATGACCCTGTTCCAATCCAACTGTGCACCTAGCCCCTTTCCATGAAGACTCCATTACAATAGAGACAGAGCCACTAGAGACTGTGCTGCCCCAGGCTTCACCGAGGAAGATAGGGATCAAGAAGAAGCTTACACCAAAGAAGCTCCAAGTTGCAGCAGCTAGCCcatccagcccagccagcccTACTTCACGTaccagaagcaagaagaagcTCCAGCTACAGTGAAAGGTGCCTGCTCAATGTTCTTTTGGTGATGTGGTTCTGAAAAAACACCTGCTATGTGATGGCACGACTGTTCTTTTGCTCTGTGATGAATGTTCTGTGATGGCATGACAGTACTTAGCTGTAGATGAAAACCAATAACTTAGCTACTATGTGATGAATGTTGGTGACATGTTGGTGCCATGAAACCTTTGTGATGAAAAACAATAAGGTAGCTGCTGTTATGTGATGAATGTTTGTTTACTGTTGCAATATTCTAATTGTTGTTATATTGTTCTCATATTTTGTTGCATTCTGGACAAATTAACAATCTTCATATTCATCATTTAACATTGATTCATTCATTCGTCCATCCATCCATGCATCCATTCATCCATGACTACTCACACATACATAGGCACCTACTTCTTCAAAATAGCATACAAAGCAAGAGGAGGAGCTCCCGTTCCGCGACGGATAGGGCTGAGGACCTATATATAGGAGGAGAAGCCCAGTGGCTCAATTGGCGCCAACAACCCTGGCTTTGGCGCCAAAATGCTCGGCCTAGGGCTGGCCTAGGAATGACACAGAAGCAAACCAACTAGTTCACAGAGCCTCTCAAGCCTAAAGGCATCTAAGTCATTTGGCTGCGCCGTTACCTACCGTTAGGAGCAAAACTGGATAGAATGACGTGTTGAACAAAAGAGTTTAGCGTCATAGCACCAGGATTCGTGTGAACTTTTTGGTGGCATGTAGGAATGGAGCATCTTTCATAATGGCACATAGGGAAAAGGCTCTAGGGTTTTGGACCTGGGTTTGTTATTTCTTTCTCTCCTTTTTTCTGGTAAATGTTGTGCGTAGTGCGTCTGTTTCGTCTGGACGCACGATGGTGGACCTCGATGCTCGAACGGCCCAACAGAAAACACTACCATCTGCacggaaataaaaataaaaaatcaccgCTCTCACCTTCTTCTCGAATGGCTGTTGTTTCCCCATCCATTCTCGAACCAACCCTCCGCGTCTGCATTGCCGTGGCTTGCTCCACCGTGACTGCGCAGCAGCGCCCGCACCGCGCGCGCCCGCAATGTAGCGGCGTGCTACACCACGCCAGAGTGTCGCCGCCTACTTTCCTATCTCCCTACTGCCACTCACCACtcgtcgtcgagttcttcgagccgACGCGGCGTGGTCCACGACGACTGCTCCCGCATAGCGCACCACGCCCAGCCGCTTACCTGCTGCCATCCTCTCTCTCCACTGCACCGAGCGTCGCTTGCTGGCTACCGTtgttccccaccaggtaggccatggCTACCGGCGACGCCATGTTTTGTTTCAGGTGTGTTTCAGAAGTTATTTCCATGCGTTTCATCTGTATGTtgcgtatgttgcaatggctatatacatatgttgcaagtatatttttcaagtgtttcaattgtttcatacatatgtttcatgtgtttcatctatatgtttcatgtgtttcatctgtatgtttcatgtgtgttcatcttgatgttgcaaaacgATCTTATTTTGCATATgctgcaatggctacacacgtatgtttcaagtgtacgtTCCACTTGTTTCATCTggtttagacgtatgttgcaaatgtatgttccaaatgttttatctgttttagacgtatgtttcatgtgtttcatcttgatgttgcaatgactatacaagTATGTTTCAATAGTATATTgcatatatgttgcaatggtcgGATGGTTGTTGCAGAGGAGATGAGATGTTTGGCCACGGAAAGGGGTGTGGCTGAGACAGAGCGTGGCGGATAACGAGGGCGCGACGGGGATGGCGCCGCGGCGAGGGGAGGAGCGCGGCGTGGCGGGGGAAGGAGCGTGGCGGGCTTTACGTCTAGGGCGCAACCGAGAAGGGGATTGAGTTGTGGATGGTCTGACATGGTCACTGGCGCGGGATCGGTCGCGGGTGGTCGGACGGGATTTGTTGGCACGGAATCTGATGCGAGTGCAGGGGCGTCTGATACGAAGCGGTTGCAGGTGTCGGAGCTGCGTCCAAACGCGGGGCTGAGGCCAGACGTGCGGACACTAGCCctgctttctctctctccctcttttcCGCCTTGGCACCTTGCGGTGTTTCCAGGGAGGGGACGGAGGCCTATCCCTCGTCCTATTGTGACCATACAAACTCCCAGCAGAGGGACCTGATGATAAAATAAAGGGATAAAATGCTGAATACAGACAACAGATAGAAAACCAACTACAGGCAATGCAAATTTGATTCTGTGGCTACAAAAGCTCTCCACCATCAGTTGCTTTCTTTCTTCCTTGCATTGGTTTTTTCTTCATCGTCATTCATCAGAgccagaggagaggagaggagggggcTGCCTGATACAGTGCTGTCTTGCTGCAGGTTAACCATCTTCGATTCGCAGACGGCAGGCCAAAGAGGAGCTGCTAGTCCACGTTGAGGTTAGTTGTCATGGAGCTTGCCATGGCCACTGGCAGCAGAAGCAGCAGCTTGGTCACCGGCTTGAGGTGCAGGACAGGTGCAGCGGCAGCGGCATTCAGATTCAGTAGTGGGGATCGCCGCCGCAGCTGGAGGACGACCCCAGTGACGGCGTCCGGCCGTGGAGCCCGCAGGCTGACGGTATGTACGTATGCCTTACATCACATCACTAGTTGTTGTTCTTCGAATCCGACCAATTCAGTTATACATGCTACTTGTCTGAAATCTCTCTTGTTCTTTCTTTCATTTTTCTGCAGGTCTCTGCAGCAGCCTGCAAGACATGTAAGGGAAAGGGCGCAGTAGAATGCCCAGGGTGCAAGGTATGATAGATGCATGGTGAACCTTCCATCCACCAGACTGTCTCAGATGGATGAATATACTACATGCTATCATAATTTGTTGTTTTTGCAACACAAGGTCACAGATATACTGAAATGAAACTGAATGATGCAGGGAACCGGCAAGAACAAGAAGAACGGCAACATTTTCGAGAGATGGAAGTAGGCTTTTTAAATACCATCATGTTACATTACATTAGCTACCTACTAGGGGCCATTTATTATATATACAAGTGCCAGATTGAAATTGGTATGTTCAGTTGAATTCCATCTCCATCCAGGTGCTTTGACTGCCAGGGGTTCGGGCTCAAGAGCTGCCCAACCTGTGGCAAAGGAGGTCTCACACCCGAACAGCGAGGAGAGAGATGAATCAACCAACCATACAACTACAAAAAATGCATACTACCAGGCTACAAGGCAGGCATGCAGCATTGGGATTTTCAATACATACACTGGACACCTGATGTATATGTACAAACTGCTTTCCATGCCTTAGTGCATTGCTGCCGCTGTACTGTACATCTAGAAACACCACCACTATTTTTCTCATATACTGCTGTCTGTGTATGCGCGTGGCCTACTGGCCTTGCCTTTGGATTCGTGAATGTTATGGTTGGTTTGCCAAAAGACAGACAGAAATCAAACTCTGAATGTTATATATGTTTGGATTAGTGAGTATTGTTCTGCTAAATCCGACAGGCAGATTGGATTGGTGAATGTTATGGATCTGCTAAACAGAGACAGAAATCAAACACTGAAGACTCTAGTGAGGGTGGCTAGCAAGACAATGTCAATCTGTATgtacatacatacattctctaATGCATGAATGGATGCAATAGGAAAACAAACATACCAAGAGACAAATCCAACAATCTTATGCTGTTGTTGTCAACCAACCCAACATGACCAAGTGGATAATAAGCTTCGGAGATACTGTTCCATGTCACATGCAGGATAAGAGTCATCAGAGACGGCCTGAACATCTACTACTTACTCTTCCTTTAGTCATTTCGTCAATTACAGTGCCGTATTAGTATCAGCAACACATCAAGCAAGAGCGAGTCAGAAAATTGTTACACAGGCGCTACCAAGTAGTAAAACAAGTTTGCAGCTGCTTGCTGTCATACCATGCCATACTCTGGCCAGTATAACAGCAACAGATTGTATACAAGATACACATACAGTACgaaaaaggcaatgaaaatgccGCAGTGGAGTCCAGTTCGGGCAGTAGCTAGGCATGTGGCGGAAGAGTACGACTGATGCCCAGACAGACCACACCACACTAAGAGCCTCCTTCCTTGAGGTACGCAAGTCTATTGTCCGAGCAATTTGGAATCGCATGCCACAATCTTCACCTTGCCCACCTGCTCTGTTGTCTCCTCGTTCTTCAAACTTGCGTCTGTCAAGATGAAGGTCCACACATTGTCACAGAACCTGTACGTGTGCAGATGGCCCTGAAAATACAAGAGACCGGGCATCAGTGGCTGAGAAAAGCTAAAAGTGAAGTACAAATGCAATGGCAAACATGTCAATGAGAACAAGCCCCAGGTCTCAACCAGAGCTGCATTTAGTCGCAAACTGCCAGTATTACAAGCTGGGGAATGGGGACCGTCAAAATCATTAGATCCTCTCATGCACTTCTCATCACAATACTTACTGGAGAAGTGCATGGTTTCTCAAGTTCCATTGGCagattattttatttttttttaaaagaaatgcATTGATGCCATTTCCAATTACATTTTGTTCCACAACAGGAAAACCTGAATCTATTACCTACTCATCTAAAACCAGAACAGAGAAACGCTAATGCAGGGCTTAACATGTACAGTGACCAAAACAACAGCAACCAAAGTACTTATTAGGCACAAACCCCCAAACACCAGCACAGTTCCACTTCCACCAACTATCAATGCAAAACAAAAAGATGAAACTGACGCATTACATTCCCTTCCTGGACAGACATCAAAGCACTCAGGATATATGATATAGATGCAATTCCTTCCAAAACTGCATTTTAGTGTGGAGTTATTAGACTGACTCCAACAAGGAGAAGGCAAAACGGTGACCCATTCCAGCATTTAGGTCGTGCACAGCAAATGGGTCATCAACCCAAAAACTTCGTTTTCCAACAGCGAAGGCAAAGGAGGAGCCTCCCGAGGTCCGCCCGTCTCCCTCTCCGTCGAGGTCCGCTCGTCTCCCTCCCCGCCTCTCTGCATGCGCCGCCCGCCCCCTCCCCGCTGACGAGCTTGCCGGAGAAGAGGGAGCCGCTGCAATCGAGCTCGCCGGGGAAGAGGGCGTGGGCCAGATCCGGCCCGAGCACGTGGGCAAGCTCGGGCGACCGCACGGGGGAGCTTCGGCCCACCGCTGCGCGGGTGACCTCCGGCCGGCCGCCGCGCGGGCGAGCATGTGGGGGAGCGCCGGCACCGCTGCCGCACGGCCAACCTCCGGCCCGCCGCCAAGCAGGCGAGCGCGCGTGGGGGAGCGCCGGCCCGCTGCCTTGAGGGCCAACTCCGCCACATGAAGGCACAGGAGGGGCTCGCTGGGGAAGAAGACCCGGGGCGGTCCTGCCTCCCTGCACCGGCCGCTCCAcctcgacgacgaggaggaggagagcaCGTCGCCGTCGTTGTCGGCTCCACCCCGACGcctgggcccaccactaccggcgCAAGAGGATTTGCGTCGTGGGGAAGAGACGACGCATCTTTGAGTTCCGGCTGAGCTCGTACCCAAAATGGGTGTTCGGTTTGCATACTCCGTTGGATACTGTTTTTTTACCCAAAACACTGTGCGCTACCCAAAATGGGTTTGGGTTCCGCTTTGGCTGctccgttggagacagtcttacttATTAGGCAAAAAGGTTTCACATCCCATGCATCACAAGTTCTGCATGTTATCAACTAAGCCCATTATCATAAAGATAGCAGTTACATCCATCACATATTTATAGGCATCAAGATAAAGGAGCGAGGTTAatatatagattttacaagtagTGATGAAAATtgccttagtggcgcgctacatcggcgcccgggtgtagtgaaaaatgagcaagggtcttcgcatctgagtcgacgggtgcgaagggtaaggaagctagtcgaaccaactaggatccgtttaggtagttggaatgtagggtcacttactggtaagttaagagaattagttgataccgcgactaggaggcgtgtaaatatattatgcgttcaagagactaaatggaagggtcagaaggcgaaggaggtggacaatacaggtttcaagctttggtacacagggacagtcgcgaatagaaatggagtaggagttttgattgataagagcctcaagaatggtgtggtgggagtgagaaggcaaggagataggattatcttagtcaagcttgtcgttggtgatatggtcttgaacgtaattagtgcgtatgccccccaagtaggcctcgacgagagtgttaagagacagttctgggaagacttagatggcatggttagagctatacctagtagtgagaagctttttataggaggagatcttaatgggcatgtaggtactacaagcgcaggtttcgaggcagttcatggaggttttgggtatggtagtaggaatcaggagggggaggaagttctggacttcgcggtagcttttgacctgatgatagccaacactttctttagaaagagagaatctcatctagtgaccttcagtagcggacaatactgtagccagattgactttgtcctcgcaagaagaaaggacaaacgagcatgcttggattgcaaggtgataccaggagagtgtgttgtttctcaacataagcttttggtggcagattttcgttttcaggtacgggcccgtagggataaacaagctaagattgaaagaacaaagtggtggaaactgaaaggggagacgtcagatgtatttagggaaagggttatcaaagagggctcttggaaggaagaagacgacataaacaacatgtgggacaagatggcaaccaacattcggaaggtagcctcagaggtgtgtggagtaaccaagggaaggggacgcgaggctaaagatacttggtggtggaacgaggaagtccaaagggctattaaagagaagaaagaatgctatagacgcttgtaccatgacaggagtgtggacaacatagagaagtacaaggtggcaaagaagactgcaaaacgagctgtaagtgtggcaaagggtacagcgtacgaggatctttaccaacatctgagtacgaaggaaggagagaaggacatttataggatggctagggttcgtgagagaaagacacgggacttcaaccaagttaagtgcattaaggatgaaatggagcacctcttggtgaaggaggatgagatccgacatcgatggcaagagtattttgacaaattgttcaatggtgagaatatggacacaacatttcagttggatgactcttttgatgacaccaataggcgctttgtgcggagaatccaagaatctgaggtcagagaggcgttgaaaaggatgaaaggaggtaaggcgatgggaccggatggtatcccaatcgaggtgtggagatgtctcggggacatagctatagtatggctaaccaagctgttcaaccatatttttcgatcgaacaagatgcctgatgagtggagaagtatattggtaccgatctacaagaataaaggggatattcaaagttgtacgaattaccggggaattaagttgatgagccatactatgaagctatgggaaagagttatcgagcatcgcttgagagcaataacgcgggtctctatgaaccaatttggtttcatgcccggaaggtcaaccatggaagccattttcttagtaagacaagttatggagcggtatagggagaagaagaaggacctacacatggtttttattgacttggagaaggcttatgataaaataccaaggaatgttatgtggtgggctttggacaaacataaagtcccaacgaagtacgtcgggctcattaaggacatgtacaacaatgttgtgactagagttcgaacaagtgatggagacacggatgacttcccgattaggataggactacatcaagggtcagctttgagcccttatttgtttgctttagtgatggatgaggtcacaagggacatacaaggggacatcccttggtgtatgcttttcgcggacgatgtagtgctagttgatgaaagccgaacaggagtgaaccagaaactggagttatggcgggagactttggagtccaaaggttttagactcagtagaactaaaactgagtatatgagatgtgatttcggcactactactcgggaggaggaagatgttagtttggaaggtcaagtagtgcctaggaaggatacctttcgatatttaggatcaatgctacagagggacggggatattgatgaagatgttagccatagaatcaaagcagggtggatgaagtggcggcaagcgtctggtgtcctatgcgacaaaagggtaccacagaagctaaaaggcaagttttataggacggcgattagacctgctatgttgtatggtgcagaatgttggcctacgaaaagacgacatgttcaacagctaagtgtcgcagaaatgcgtatgttgcgttggatttgcggtcatacaagaaaggatcgagttcggaatgatgatatacgtgagagattag
This genomic interval carries:
- the LOC136510258 gene encoding uncharacterized protein yields the protein MAGNKGVGERPDWLPDEMDTESSYNLEIWIVAPNSRARWFSLNKVMDADRTNFTDLVAEVVDKYSRNYGDISDDESSDDEVEDIDDMVIDREPEHMPNVDYDKKDPPMLVGTVYSDMDAFKIALATHDVKHEFNYDIEKSDIGMYRVNYSQQSEGYSWRLHASTLRDGHTIKVKRNPYPHECQSTRRQEICVEVTQFWVCSQVIDWLKEDETLGAQRRLKDAYKIMVPYKRLYKGKNLAMDKIYGPWNKSFDNLYRLKAELEESSPESFLVVDNHTINNKIKFNRLLFALKPCVDGFLRGCRPYIALDSTFLTERFMG
- the LOC136512213 gene encoding protein PHOTOSYSTEM I ASSEMBLY 2, chloroplastic-like, giving the protein MELAMATGSRSSSLVTGLRCRTGAAAAAFRFSSGDRRRSWRTTPVTASGRGARRLTVSAAACKTCKGKGAVECPGCKGTGKNKKNGNIFERWKCFDCQGFGLKSCPTCGKGGLTPEQRGER